Proteins encoded by one window of Crassostrea angulata isolate pt1a10 chromosome 9, ASM2561291v2, whole genome shotgun sequence:
- the LOC128162577 gene encoding E3 ubiquitin-protein ligase TRIM71-like — translation MDPRNSAQDVVRCTLCQDSVAPMYCEVCHIHLCKDCVEKHFSDSSKDHNVVPLKQYLTTLNNPKCMKHPTKLCELHCEQCNIPICAKCISSEKHSGHKIVDIFQSFESKTEILQKDLQELEKSIYLKYREIASNIPVQKADLCKNSKKLTTAIDKQGEVWHREIDTIITNLKSNVEEMESKHLPILNKQEDEITHTISEITQTIAELKKLLNSKDVYLLFEYKSRNAEFRRLPPKLKISLPNFRPQKIHTDQLIEQFGSLSALSFTTDEQDYSMPPQGAESSPSDRSLMDEPRVITAIATGHEYRVYGVTCLNDTKIWMRGMYRMMKLFNMEGKLVESIITKSGNAPKDIVVTTNGDLVYTDMGYRTVNIVKNTQIQTVIRLLEWRPLGVCSASSGDILVVMVSDDDKPTKVVRYSGSTEKQSLQFNDKGQPLYSSGDTKYISENRNLDICVSDCDARAVVVVNQAGKLRFTYNGSPSDKKGSFNPRGIATDSQGRVLTVDWYNDCIHILDQDGQFLRYIDNCHLQYPWGLCVDTRDNLFVAEEHTGKVKKIQYYM, via the coding sequence ATGGACCCCAGGAACAGTGCCCAGGATGTTGTACGCTGCACCCTGTGTCAGGACTCTGTGGCCCCCATGTACTGTGAAGTTTGTCatatacatctgtgtaaagacTGTGTAGAGAAACATTTCTCTGATTCCTCTAAAGATCATAATGTGGTGCCACTTAAACAATATCTAACCACTTTGAACAATCCTAAATGTATGAAACACCCCACCAAACTATGTGAACTCCATTGTGAACAATGtaacattcctatttgtgcaaAGTGTATTTCCTCAGAAAAGCATTCAGGACATAAAATAGTTGACATTTTCCAAAGCTTTGAaagtaaaacagaaattttacaaaaagatttGCAAGAATTAGAAAAATCCATTTACCTTAAATACAGAGAGATTGCATCCAACATCCCAGTGCAGAAAGCTGATTTATGTAAAAACTCCAAGAAATTGACAACAGCAATTGACAAACAAGGAGAAgtctggcacagagaaatagacaccattatCACAAACCTGAAATCTAACGTGGAGGAAATGGAATCCAAACACCTGCCCATCCTAAataaacaggaagatgaaatcacacacaccatttctgaaatcacacagaccattGCTGAACTGAAGAAGTTACTGAACTCCAAAGATGTCTACCTTCTCTTCGAGTACAAATCCAGGaatgctgaattcagaagattgcctcctaaactcaaaATATCCTTACCAAACTTTAGGCCTCAGAAAATCCACACAGATCAGCTGAttgaacagtttggttctctgtcagcattATCTTTTACAACAGATGAACAAGACTACAGCATGCCGCCCCAGGGAGCCGAGTCCTCTCCCTCAGACCGGTCATTGATGGATGAACCCCGGGTAATCACAGCTATAGCCACAGGGCATGAGTATAGAGTATATGGTGTAACGTGTCTGAATGATACAAAGATCTGGATGCGTGGTATGTACAGAATGATGAAACTCTTCAACATGGAGGGTAAACTAGTTGAATCTATCATAACCAAGTCAGGGAATGCTCCAAAAGACATAGTAGTGACAACAAacggggatctagtttatactgatatGGGTTATAGAACTGTTAACATTGTGaaaaatacacagatacagacagtgatcagactactgGAGTGGAGACCTCTTGGTGTCTGTAGTGCCTCCTCTGGTGACATCCTGGTTGTCATGGTCAGTGATGATGATAAACCAACAAAAGTTGTGCGCTACTCGGGCTCCACAGAAAAACAAAGTCTTCAGTTcaatgacaaaggacaacctctttATTCATCTGGTGAcactaaatacatcagtgagaacaggaacctggatatctgtgtgtcagactgtGACGCCCGTGCAGTAGtagtggtcaatcaggccgggaaactccggtttacctacaacGGTTCTCCCTCTGATAAAAAGGGATCATTTAATCCACGCGGCATcgcaacagacagccagggtcgggtTCTGACAGTAGACTGGTACAACGactgtatccacatcctggatcaggacggacagttcctccgctacattgacaactgtcatttacagtatccatggggtttatgcgtggacaccagagacaacctctttgtggctgaggagcacacaggtaaagtgaagaaaatacaatattacatgtaa